Proteins encoded within one genomic window of Desulforegulaceae bacterium:
- the rpsL gene encoding 30S ribosomal protein S12 — protein MPTINQLVRKGRSRSANKNSSPALKGGPQKRGVCTRVFTSTPKKPNSALRKVARVRLTTGIEVAAYIPGIGHNLQEHSVVLVRGGRIKDLPGVRYHIVRGALDTLGVEDRKQGRSKYGAKRPK, from the coding sequence ATGCCAACTATTAACCAATTAGTCAGAAAGGGTAGGAGTCGTTCAGCTAATAAAAATAGCTCTCCGGCTTTGAAAGGCGGGCCTCAGAAAAGAGGAGTTTGTACCCGTGTTTTTACATCTACCCCGAAAAAGCCCAACTCTGCTCTAAGAAAAGTAGCAAGAGTAAGGCTAACAACAGGAATAGAAGTTGCAGCCTATATCCCTGGTATAGGACACAATCTTCAGGAGCATTCCGTTGTGCTTGTAAGAGGAGGTCGTATTAAGGACCTTCCCGGTGTACGTTATCATATTGTCCGAGGTGCTCTTGATACTTTAGGGGTCGAGGATCGTAAGCAGGGAAGATCCAAGTATGGTGCAAAAAGACCTAAATAA
- the rpsG gene encoding 30S ribosomal protein S7 — protein sequence MPRRREIPKRKIKPDSKYGNELISRFINKIMYDGKKSVAEKVVYSALDLVGEKSGEPAVEVFKKAMDNVRPMVEVKARRVGGSTYQVPSEIRSVRQTALAINWLIKYSRSRSEKSMPKKLAAEFLDAANNRGASVKKKEDTHKMAEANKAFAHYRW from the coding sequence ATGCCGAGAAGAAGAGAAATTCCTAAACGCAAAATTAAACCAGATTCAAAATATGGCAATGAGCTAATTTCCCGGTTTATTAACAAGATTATGTATGACGGGAAAAAAAGTGTTGCAGAAAAAGTAGTTTATTCGGCGTTGGATCTTGTTGGAGAAAAATCAGGAGAACCAGCAGTTGAGGTTTTTAAGAAGGCAATGGACAATGTAAGGCCCATGGTTGAAGTTAAAGCACGTAGGGTCGGTGGTTCAACCTATCAGGTTCCTTCTGAGATAAGGTCTGTCAGACAGACAGCCCTTGCCATTAATTGGCTTATTAAATATTCGAGATCAAGATCTGAAAAAAGTATGCCAAAAAAACTGGCAGCTGAGTTTTTAGATGCAGCCAATAATAGAGGTGCGTCTGTAAAGAAAAAAGAAGATACCCACAAGATGGCTGAAGCTAATAAGGCTTTTGCACATTATCGTTGGTAG
- the rpsJ gene encoding 30S ribosomal protein S10 — MMETKIRIRLRAYDHKLLDQSALDIVDTARKTGAQVVGPIPLPTKINKFCVLRSPHVNKKSREQFEIRTHKRLLDILEPTQQTVDALMKLDLSPGVDVEIKL; from the coding sequence ATTATGGAAACCAAGATTAGAATAAGATTGCGGGCTTATGATCACAAACTGTTGGATCAGTCGGCACTGGATATTGTAGACACGGCCAGAAAAACAGGGGCCCAGGTTGTCGGACCGATTCCGTTGCCAACAAAAATTAATAAGTTTTGTGTTTTAAGATCTCCCCACGTAAATAAGAAGTCAAGGGAGCAGTTTGAAATCAGAACCCACAAGAGGCTTTTGGATATTCTGGAGCCAACACAGCAGACAGTAGATGCTCTTATGAAGCTTGATTTGTCTCCTGGCGTAGATGTGGAAATTAAACTTTAG
- the rplC gene encoding 50S ribosomal protein L3: MCKGLIGKKLGMISIYTPEGVQVPVTVVQAGPCVVTQVKTNETDNYNALQLGFNEKTKNVTKPLKGHFEKSGGKCFYKINEFPVENPGEYEAGQEVRLDIFEVGEKVSVSGISKGRGFGGTVKRHGFSRGPVTHGSRNVRKPGSAGTSATPGRVVKGKKMPGQHGNKRVSVQKIQIVDILPEENIVFLKGSVPGCTNGYLEIKKAQY; this comes from the coding sequence ATGTGTAAAGGATTGATAGGTAAAAAGCTTGGGATGATAAGTATTTATACCCCCGAGGGAGTTCAGGTGCCTGTTACAGTTGTACAAGCCGGCCCTTGTGTGGTCACTCAGGTTAAGACAAATGAGACGGACAATTACAATGCACTACAGCTTGGTTTTAATGAAAAAACTAAGAATGTGACCAAGCCTTTGAAAGGTCACTTTGAAAAAAGTGGCGGGAAATGTTTTTATAAGATTAATGAATTTCCAGTGGAAAATCCTGGAGAATATGAAGCTGGTCAGGAAGTTCGCCTTGATATTTTTGAAGTTGGCGAAAAAGTATCTGTATCTGGCATATCTAAGGGACGTGGTTTTGGAGGCACAGTAAAGAGGCATGGTTTTTCAAGAGGTCCTGTTACTCATGGCTCAAGAAACGTTAGAAAGCCAGGTTCTGCTGGTACCAGTGCTACTCCAGGAAGAGTAGTCAAGGGTAAGAAAATGCCAGGTCAGCACGGTAACAAGAGAGTTTCTGTCCAAAAAATACAGATAGTAGATATTCTTCCTGAAGAAAACATTGTCTTTTTGAAGGGTTCGGTTCCGGGCTGTACAAATGGGTACTTGGAAATTAAAAAGGCGCAATATTAA
- the rplD gene encoding 50S ribosomal protein L4, which yields MAAFEVLNQKGEKVSDVTLSDEIFDLEVRGDILNTVVRMQLAAKRAGTASAKGRSEVRGSTAKLYRQKGTGRARRGDIKSPLLRGGGVAFGPKPKSYEFSVPKKVKKTAKKMALSAKSQSNNLKILNTIELEDIKTKKFIEILEALKVKSALIIVSDMDDKVILSARNIPSVKILHVDGLNVYDVLKYKDLILLESSVKEIEGRLL from the coding sequence ATGGCAGCTTTTGAAGTTTTAAACCAAAAGGGCGAAAAAGTATCTGATGTCACTCTTTCAGATGAGATTTTTGATCTCGAAGTAAGAGGCGATATTCTTAATACAGTCGTTCGTATGCAGCTTGCTGCAAAAAGAGCAGGGACTGCCTCGGCCAAAGGCAGATCAGAAGTAAGAGGAAGTACAGCTAAGCTGTACAGGCAGAAAGGAACAGGCCGGGCAAGAAGAGGTGATATAAAGTCTCCATTGCTTAGAGGTGGTGGTGTGGCTTTTGGACCAAAGCCTAAGTCTTATGAATTCAGTGTTCCTAAAAAAGTTAAAAAAACCGCTAAGAAAATGGCCTTAAGTGCTAAAAGTCAGAGTAATAATCTGAAAATATTAAACACAATAGAGCTTGAAGACATTAAAACAAAGAAATTTATAGAAATACTAGAAGCCCTTAAGGTGAAAAGTGCACTTATAATAGTTAGTGATATGGATGACAAAGTGATCCTTTCAGCAAGAAATATTCCGTCAGTGAAGATTCTTCATGTTGATGGTCTTAATGTTTATGATGTTTTAAAATATAAGGATCTTATTTTGCTTGAGTCATCAGTTAAGGAAATTGAAGGGAGGCTATTGTAA
- the rplW gene encoding 50S ribosomal protein L23, with the protein MKTSYDIILGPVNTEKSNLQNELLNQVTFEVDPRANRIEIKKAVEDIFKVKVEGVRTAIVKGKKKRRGLIVGQRRNWKKAMVQLRHGDKIEFFEGV; encoded by the coding sequence ATGAAAACCTCTTATGACATTATTCTTGGACCGGTAAATACTGAAAAATCAAATCTTCAAAACGAATTGCTTAATCAGGTTACATTTGAAGTTGACCCCCGTGCCAACAGAATTGAAATAAAAAAGGCTGTGGAAGACATTTTCAAAGTTAAGGTCGAAGGCGTTAGAACAGCGATTGTAAAAGGCAAAAAAAAGCGTCGTGGTCTCATTGTTGGCCAGAGAAGAAATTGGAAGAAAGCTATGGTTCAATTGAGACACGGGGATAAAATTGAATTTTTTGAAGGCGTGTAG
- the rplB gene encoding 50S ribosomal protein L2, with translation MAIKRVKPTSAGRRGQVSSTFEEITKTKPERSLVTSLNRSGGRNSYGRTTVRHRGGGHKRLYRKIDFKRDKVDVPAKVASIEYDPNRTSRIALLHYVDGEKRYIIAPQDLKVGDIVESGDNVDIKPGNTLPLKNIPLGTHLHNVELRQGQGGQLVRSAGVFAQLLAKEDKYALVKMPSGEVRMILQECRATVGQIGNKEHANIVIGKAGRNRWKGHRPSVRGVAMNPIDHPMGGGEGRSSGGRHPCTPWGKPTKGYRTRNNKSSDRYIVKRRTRN, from the coding sequence ATGGCTATAAAAAGAGTAAAACCAACGTCTGCAGGACGAAGAGGGCAGGTATCCAGTACTTTTGAAGAAATTACCAAAACAAAGCCTGAAAGAAGTCTTGTTACATCCCTTAACAGAAGCGGAGGAAGAAATTCCTACGGTAGAACAACTGTGAGGCACAGAGGCGGCGGTCATAAAAGACTTTATAGAAAAATAGATTTTAAAAGAGACAAGGTAGATGTACCTGCAAAGGTTGCATCGATTGAGTATGACCCCAATAGAACATCCAGAATAGCACTTCTTCATTATGTTGACGGAGAAAAAAGATATATTATAGCTCCCCAGGATCTAAAAGTTGGAGATATTGTTGAATCTGGAGATAATGTTGATATTAAACCGGGTAATACTCTTCCACTAAAAAACATTCCCCTTGGTACCCATCTGCATAATGTAGAATTAAGACAGGGTCAGGGAGGTCAGTTGGTAAGAAGTGCGGGTGTTTTTGCCCAACTTTTGGCAAAAGAAGATAAATATGCCCTGGTAAAAATGCCTTCTGGTGAAGTTAGAATGATACTGCAGGAGTGCAGGGCGACAGTCGGTCAGATTGGAAATAAGGAACATGCCAACATCGTCATAGGTAAAGCTGGAAGAAACAGATGGAAAGGTCATCGTCCCAGTGTAAGGGGTGTTGCAATGAACCCTATTGATCATCCTATGGGTGGTGGTGAAGGGCGTTCTTCCGGTGGTAGGCATCCATGTACTCCATGGGGTAAGCCGACCAAGGGATATAGGACAAGAAATAATAAATCCAGTGATCGTTATATTGTTAAGAGAAGAACAAGAAATTAA
- the rpsS gene encoding 30S ribosomal protein S19 — translation MPRSLKKGPFVDNSLFKKILTAQETQNKKVIKTWSRRSTILPEMVGLTLAVHNGKKFIPVFITENMVGHKLGEFSPTRTYYGHAADRKSKAK, via the coding sequence ATGCCACGCTCATTGAAGAAAGGTCCCTTTGTAGACAACAGTCTTTTTAAAAAAATACTGACTGCACAGGAGACTCAGAATAAAAAAGTTATTAAGACCTGGTCAAGAAGGTCTACCATACTTCCGGAAATGGTTGGATTGACCCTTGCTGTTCATAATGGCAAAAAGTTCATCCCAGTTTTTATTACTGAAAACATGGTTGGCCATAAGTTAGGCGAATTTTCGCCTACCCGGACATATTATGGTCATGCGGCAGATAGGAAGTCAAAGGCTAAGTAA
- the rplV gene encoding 50S ribosomal protein L22, protein MEVKAIARYKRISPQKVRLVLGRVKGKPIDFGLNSLSFMPQKAAGILEKLVRSAAANAEQKGLDIDELYIKNIYVDQGPALKRFRPRARGRATRILKKTSHITVVLAEKAV, encoded by the coding sequence ATGGAAGTTAAAGCAATCGCAAGATATAAAAGAATTTCACCTCAAAAGGTGCGTCTTGTTTTAGGCCGAGTTAAGGGAAAGCCTATTGATTTCGGTTTGAATAGTTTAAGTTTTATGCCGCAGAAAGCTGCGGGGATATTGGAGAAGCTGGTTCGTTCTGCTGCTGCAAATGCAGAGCAGAAAGGATTGGATATAGATGAGCTCTATATTAAGAATATTTACGTTGATCAGGGCCCCGCTCTCAAAAGGTTCCGTCCAAGAGCTAGAGGTCGTGCAACCAGGATTCTGAAAAAAACCAGTCACATAACTGTCGTTTTGGCAGAAAAGGCTGTATAA
- the rpsC gene encoding 30S ribosomal protein S3: MGQKVNPISLRLGITQTWDSRWFATKKEYGQRLQEDFKVRKYLKKRLFHAGISKIEIERSSKRIKIRIFTSRPGIVIGKKGSEIALIKKEVTKLISKQEIVIDIQEIRKPELDAQLISENVASQLEKRVAFRRAMKRSVTSAMRLGAGGVKIICSGRLGGAEMARTEWYKEGRVPLHTLRADIDYGVTRAQTTYGAIGIKVFLFKGEVLKKDKNLVEVEK; the protein is encoded by the coding sequence TTGGGTCAGAAAGTTAATCCGATAAGCCTACGACTTGGAATTACCCAAACATGGGACTCCAGGTGGTTTGCTACTAAAAAAGAGTATGGACAGCGACTTCAGGAAGATTTTAAGGTTAGGAAATATCTTAAAAAAAGGTTGTTCCATGCGGGGATCTCAAAGATTGAAATTGAAAGATCTTCAAAAAGGATCAAGATAAGAATTTTTACTTCCCGCCCCGGTATTGTTATAGGGAAGAAAGGTTCTGAAATAGCACTTATTAAGAAAGAAGTTACTAAGCTTATATCCAAGCAAGAGATTGTGATTGATATTCAGGAGATAAGAAAGCCAGAGCTTGATGCACAGCTTATTTCAGAGAATGTAGCATCTCAGCTGGAAAAAAGAGTGGCCTTTAGAAGAGCTATGAAAAGAAGTGTTACCAGTGCCATGAGACTTGGTGCAGGTGGAGTTAAGATAATCTGTTCAGGTCGACTGGGTGGTGCTGAAATGGCAAGAACTGAGTGGTACAAGGAAGGAAGGGTTCCTCTTCACACTCTAAGAGCAGATATTGATTACGGTGTTACCAGGGCTCAGACAACCTATGGTGCAATCGGAATCAAAGTATTCCTTTTCAAGGGTGAAGTTCTTAAAAAGGATAAAAACCTAGTTGAAGTGGAAAAATAG
- the rplP gene encoding 50S ribosomal protein L16 — MLSPKRFKFRKQHRGRTTGQSTRGSSLNFGEFGLQAAEPGYISARQIEAARIAINRYIKRGGKMWIRIFPDIPITKKPAEVRMGKGKGPTEAWVARIKPGRIMYELEGVDKEQAMEAFRLASNKLSLKTKFVERGDW, encoded by the coding sequence ATGCTTAGTCCAAAGAGATTTAAATTCAGAAAGCAGCACAGAGGTCGTACAACTGGGCAGTCCACCAGAGGTTCTTCCCTGAATTTTGGTGAGTTCGGACTTCAGGCTGCTGAACCCGGTTATATTTCAGCCAGGCAGATTGAAGCTGCCAGGATTGCAATAAACCGTTATATAAAAAGAGGCGGAAAGATGTGGATCAGGATTTTCCCTGATATTCCCATAACAAAAAAGCCTGCAGAGGTCAGGATGGGTAAGGGTAAAGGTCCTACCGAAGCCTGGGTAGCAAGAATTAAACCCGGCAGAATCATGTATGAGCTTGAAGGAGTAGATAAAGAGCAGGCTATGGAAGCATTCAGACTTGCATCTAATAAGCTTTCTCTTAAAACCAAGTTTGTAGAAAGAGGCGATTGGTAA
- the rpmC gene encoding 50S ribosomal protein L29 codes for MKAAELREKSVEELVKQAKELKQEFFNLRFQHRTGRLENTAAIPKVKKNIARVFTVLNELKNK; via the coding sequence ATTAAAGCTGCGGAATTAAGAGAAAAAAGTGTTGAAGAACTCGTTAAGCAGGCAAAGGAACTCAAGCAGGAATTTTTTAATCTAAGATTTCAGCATCGTACAGGACGTTTAGAAAATACGGCTGCAATCCCAAAGGTTAAGAAAAACATTGCAAGAGTATTTACTGTGCTCAATGAACTAAAAAATAAGTAG
- the rpsQ gene encoding 30S ribosomal protein S17, which yields MSERGMKRQLSGYVVSDKMDKSVTVKVQRVVRHPLYKKYIRRHKKYMAHDENNECQVGDRVLILESRPLSKNKRWRVSRIMEKAV from the coding sequence ATGAGTGAAAGAGGAATGAAAAGACAATTATCAGGTTATGTCGTCTCTGATAAAATGGATAAGTCGGTAACTGTAAAAGTTCAAAGAGTTGTAAGGCATCCATTATATAAAAAGTATATTAGACGCCATAAAAAGTATATGGCACATGACGAGAATAATGAATGTCAGGTCGGAGACCGTGTTCTAATTCTCGAGTCACGCCCTTTAAGTAAAAATAAAAGATGGCGTGTAAGCAGAATTATGGAAAAAGCTGTTTAA
- the rplN gene encoding 50S ribosomal protein L14: MIQQETRLVVADNSGAKEVLCIKVLGGSRKRYARVGDIIKVTVKVAIPGSKLKKGDVVEAVVVRTKKQLQRPDGSSVRFDDNAAVLINPNKEPMGTRIFGPIARELRAKRFMKIISLAPEVL; this comes from the coding sequence ATGATTCAGCAAGAAACACGACTGGTAGTCGCAGATAACTCAGGTGCTAAAGAAGTGTTGTGCATTAAAGTTTTAGGCGGTTCCAGGAAAAGATACGCCAGAGTAGGCGATATAATTAAAGTTACGGTAAAGGTTGCAATACCGGGCAGCAAACTTAAGAAAGGTGATGTTGTCGAAGCGGTTGTTGTAAGAACTAAAAAACAGCTTCAGCGTCCCGACGGTTCAAGTGTTCGTTTTGACGATAATGCTGCTGTTTTAATTAACCCCAACAAAGAGCCGATGGGGACAAGGATTTTTGGTCCTATAGCAAGAGAACTCAGGGCCAAACGATTTATGAAAATAATTTCGCTTGCACCTGAAGTGCTTTAA
- the rplX gene encoding 50S ribosomal protein L24: MQVKTGLKKDDKVKVVAGKDKGKIGKILKVDRKENRVIVENINKVKRHVKPNMQNRQGGIIEKEALIHSSNVMILCSQCMKPSRIGFKVLEDGKKVRICSKCKEVMS; this comes from the coding sequence ATGCAAGTTAAAACAGGTCTTAAAAAAGATGATAAGGTAAAAGTAGTTGCCGGTAAGGATAAGGGCAAAATTGGGAAAATATTAAAGGTTGACCGTAAGGAAAACCGGGTAATAGTGGAGAATATTAATAAGGTGAAACGCCACGTCAAACCAAATATGCAAAACAGACAAGGCGGGATCATCGAAAAAGAAGCTCTGATCCATTCCTCAAATGTTATGATCCTTTGTTCTCAGTGCATGAAGCCGTCACGTATAGGTTTTAAAGTTTTAGAAGACGGTAAGAAAGTTCGCATCTGCAGCAAATGTAAGGAAGTAATGAGTTAG
- the rplE gene encoding 50S ribosomal protein L5 translates to MVDMRSFYKSEVVPQLIEVFGYKNLMEVPKVEKVVLNMGVGEAVSNNKLIDSAVEELTLISGQKPVVTKAKKSIAAFKLRQGMPIGCMVTLRKERMYDFLTRLVNIALPRVKDFKGVSGRSFDGAGNYTLGIREQIIFPEIVYDKIDKIKGLNISIVTTAKTDNEAKELLKQLGMPFRN, encoded by the coding sequence ATGGTGGATATGAGAAGTTTTTACAAATCGGAAGTTGTTCCACAGCTTATTGAGGTTTTTGGTTACAAGAACTTAATGGAAGTACCAAAAGTTGAAAAAGTTGTCCTTAACATGGGTGTGGGTGAAGCAGTTTCCAATAATAAGTTAATTGATTCAGCCGTAGAAGAGCTTACATTAATATCCGGCCAAAAACCGGTTGTTACAAAAGCTAAAAAGTCTATCGCGGCTTTTAAGTTGAGACAGGGAATGCCTATAGGATGCATGGTGACTTTAAGAAAAGAAAGAATGTATGATTTTCTTACCCGTCTGGTTAATATTGCTCTGCCTCGTGTAAAAGATTTTAAAGGTGTTTCGGGCAGGTCCTTTGACGGTGCAGGGAACTATACATTAGGCATCAGGGAGCAAATTATTTTTCCTGAAATAGTATATGATAAGATAGATAAGATAAAAGGTCTTAATATCTCTATAGTAACTACGGCTAAAACCGACAATGAAGCTAAAGAACTTTTAAAACAGCTCGGTATGCCGTTCAGAAATTAA
- a CDS encoding type Z 30S ribosomal protein S14: MARKALIEKANKKPKYNVRAYNRCPLCGRSRAFIRYFGVCRICFRDLAANGKLPGVTKSSW, encoded by the coding sequence TTGGCAAGAAAAGCTTTAATAGAAAAGGCAAATAAAAAGCCAAAATATAATGTTCGTGCATATAACAGATGTCCTCTATGTGGTCGTTCGAGAGCTTTTATAAGATATTTTGGAGTGTGCAGAATTTGTTTTAGAGATCTTGCAGCAAACGGCAAGTTGCCGGGTGTTACTAAGTCAAGTTGGTAA
- the rpsH gene encoding 30S ribosomal protein S8, with product MSAITDSIADLLTRIRNAGNAKLESVDIPNSKLKTEMVSILKDQGYIRDYKVVEDDKQGILRVYLKFMEGRKHVIFGIERVSRPSRRVYSNASEIPRVRNGLGISILSTSKGLLIDKEARNQNVGGEILCNVW from the coding sequence ATGAGTGCAATCACAGATTCGATTGCAGATTTGCTAACAAGAATAAGAAACGCAGGAAATGCAAAGCTGGAAAGCGTTGATATCCCTAATTCAAAACTTAAGACTGAAATGGTGTCTATTCTAAAAGACCAGGGTTATATTCGCGATTATAAAGTTGTTGAAGACGACAAGCAGGGAATATTGCGTGTTTACCTTAAATTTATGGAAGGCAGAAAACACGTAATTTTCGGTATCGAAAGAGTTAGTAGGCCAAGCAGAAGGGTTTACTCGAATGCATCAGAAATTCCAAGGGTGAGAAATGGACTTGGAATATCAATTTTGTCTACATCAAAAGGCCTTTTGATTGATAAGGAAGCAAGAAATCAAAATGTAGGCGGAGAAATACTCTGTAATGTTTGGTAA
- the rplF gene encoding 50S ribosomal protein L6: MSRIGNKPVKFSGSVKAEYKDNIIFIEGAKGKLEQEVHPDVELEVSDGVINVKAKSQAKEVRAFQGMIRSLVANMVTGVSEGFKKVLEVNGVGYRAELKGSELVLSLGYSNPVVYKVPQGIEVAVEGNKITVSGIDKQKVGHVAAEIREKRPPEPYKGKGVKYADEHIIRKAGKAAKA, from the coding sequence ATGTCACGTATAGGAAACAAGCCTGTTAAATTCTCTGGAAGTGTTAAGGCAGAGTATAAAGACAATATTATTTTTATAGAAGGAGCCAAGGGTAAACTTGAGCAGGAAGTTCATCCTGACGTTGAGCTTGAAGTATCCGATGGAGTTATCAATGTGAAAGCAAAGTCCCAGGCAAAGGAAGTAAGAGCCTTTCAAGGGATGATAAGATCGTTGGTGGCTAACATGGTTACTGGCGTAAGCGAGGGGTTTAAAAAAGTCCTTGAGGTTAACGGTGTGGGTTATAGAGCCGAATTAAAGGGAAGTGAACTTGTATTGAGCCTTGGTTATTCTAACCCTGTGGTTTACAAAGTGCCCCAGGGTATTGAAGTAGCAGTTGAGGGTAATAAAATTACCGTTTCAGGTATAGACAAACAAAAGGTTGGCCATGTAGCGGCTGAAATAAGAGAAAAAAGACCGCCTGAGCCTTACAAAGGCAAAGGTGTTAAATATGCTGATGAGCATATTATCAGAAAAGCCGGTAAAGCAGCCAAAGCTTAA
- the rplR gene encoding 50S ribosomal protein L18: MGFKKEPKVVSRRKRKIRIRKKFSGSAECPRLSVFRSSRHISAQIVDDSKGQTLASASTLEKELRAGEFKNKTEAAVQIGKLVAERAKDKGVQKVVFDRNGYLYHGRVKALSEGAREAGLNF; this comes from the coding sequence ATGGGTTTTAAAAAAGAACCTAAAGTCGTTTCCAGACGTAAAAGGAAGATAAGAATCAGAAAGAAGTTTTCTGGCAGTGCTGAATGTCCAAGGCTTTCGGTATTCAGAAGTTCAAGGCACATTTCTGCTCAGATAGTTGATGATTCAAAGGGACAGACTCTTGCTTCTGCATCCACTCTAGAAAAAGAACTCAGGGCTGGGGAATTTAAAAACAAAACTGAGGCAGCTGTTCAAATTGGAAAGCTTGTAGCTGAAAGAGCAAAAGATAAAGGTGTTCAAAAGGTTGTTTTTGACAGAAATGGCTATCTTTATCATGGAAGGGTTAAAGCTTTATCTGAGGGTGCCAGAGAAGCCGGTCTGAATTTTTAA
- the rpsE gene encoding 30S ribosomal protein S5, translating into MFKRETDDKQLIDKVVHIKRVAKVVKGGRKFSFGALVVVGDGQGRVGYGSGKAGEVPEAIRKAVEQAKRNMTTVYLRNGTIPYTTHGKFGAGDVLLKPAAPGTGVIAGGAVRSVLEAAGVTDILTKCLGTNNPNNVVRATINGLVNIESPEQVAQRRGIEVSDLF; encoded by the coding sequence TTGTTTAAAAGAGAGACAGATGATAAACAACTTATAGATAAAGTTGTTCACATAAAAAGAGTCGCCAAGGTTGTTAAGGGCGGTCGTAAATTCAGCTTTGGAGCCTTGGTTGTAGTCGGAGATGGTCAAGGTAGAGTTGGATATGGTAGCGGCAAGGCAGGGGAAGTGCCTGAAGCGATAAGAAAAGCGGTTGAACAGGCAAAAAGAAACATGACTACAGTTTATTTAAGAAATGGAACTATCCCATATACTACCCATGGAAAATTTGGAGCAGGGGATGTATTGCTCAAGCCGGCAGCGCCTGGAACAGGTGTTATTGCTGGTGGTGCTGTTCGTTCTGTTCTTGAGGCTGCGGGAGTAACAGATATTTTGACCAAGTGTCTTGGGACTAATAATCCAAACAACGTAGTCAGGGCAACTATAAATGGTCTTGTCAATATTGAAAGTCCCGAGCAGGTTGCTCAAAGAAGAGGGATTGAAGTAAGCGATCTTTTCTAA
- the rpmD gene encoding 50S ribosomal protein L30, producing MAEKLKITMIKSMISRPEKHKKTLRAMGLTKIGKQVEMQDIPSVRGMIRKVEHLVKVEEI from the coding sequence ATGGCAGAAAAACTTAAAATAACCATGATTAAAAGTATGATCAGCCGGCCTGAAAAACATAAAAAGACACTCAGGGCAATGGGGCTGACTAAAATTGGCAAACAGGTCGAAATGCAGGATATTCCATCAGTTAGAGGAATGATCCGTAAAGTTGAGCATTTGGTGAAGGTTGAGGAGATTTAG
- the rplO gene encoding 50S ribosomal protein L15, whose protein sequence is MRLHELSPAENSRKKRKRKGRGPGSGNGTTAGRGTKGLKSRSGGKVKRGFEGGQMPLHRRLPKRGFTNIFKKDYSVINLEALASFDANSEIDEKILLASRKVSRIGDGVKVLGGGEINIPLNIKVTSASKSAIEKIEAAGGRVEVNIK, encoded by the coding sequence ATGAGACTTCATGAGCTTTCACCGGCTGAAAACAGCCGGAAAAAGAGAAAAAGAAAAGGTCGCGGACCTGGCTCAGGCAACGGAACAACAGCTGGTCGCGGAACAAAGGGACTTAAATCACGCTCTGGCGGAAAAGTTAAAAGAGGCTTTGAAGGCGGGCAGATGCCCCTTCATAGAAGACTTCCTAAAAGAGGTTTTACAAATATTTTTAAAAAAGATTATAGTGTTATAAATCTTGAGGCATTAGCATCTTTTGACGCTAATTCAGAAATAGATGAAAAAATTCTTTTGGCTTCAAGAAAAGTAAGCAGAATTGGCGATGGTGTTAAGGTTCTCGGGGGAGGAGAAATTAATATTCCTCTTAACATTAAAGTTACAAGTGCAAGTAAATCTGCGATAGAAAAAATTGAAGCGGCAGGCGGCCGAGTTGAGGTAAATATAAAATGA